The nucleotide window TATTGTAGCGATCGTGAACCACGATGTCGTCACTGTTGCGCAAATCATAAGGTCCCATCACAGGATTATTTCCGAAAGCGATCGTGATGCCCTTCTTGTTGGGGCCGATGCAGTGAGCAGCTGTGAGAATAAGATTTTCTGAAATCAGGGTGCCGGTGCAGGACATTTTTGTGCTGCCGTCATACAGAAAGGCAACTGTGCGACCAGCTATATTGTTGGTATCTGTTTCTGTTCCGCCAACGATAGCACTACTTTGTGCATTCAATGCCGTAACAGGGCTGCTATTTTTTTGGCAACCACAAAGAATAAAAACGACTAAAGAGCCGACTAACAACAAATTCGTTTTCATGGGTATGGAAATAACAAAAGGGCTGCTAGTTGAGTAGCAGCCCTTTGAGTATTGAAAAGTCTTCTTAACAGTTTGGGAACTAACTAGTTGCCGTTTGTTGCAACATTGTTAAGTCTGTTTGGATCCGTCAAAGATGTGACCATTTTTTTAGCAGTTTGGCTGATCCATACTTTGTAAGCGTAAGCGTTTGTGTAGACTGCATTTTTAGAACAGTCATTTCTTGGGTCATTGGCTCCGCGGCTTGTAACACCCCAAAGGTACAATTTACCTTTGATGGCAACATAAGCTGGGCCGCCAGAGTCACCGTGACAAGCGCCAGTACCTGAAGTTTGGTCCAAAAGAACCTCTGTCATGCCGTGTTTGTTGTCGGCAATTTTCACTGCAGTTTTGCGAAGAACGCCAGATCCAGGCATTGCCACTTCAGCACAATTTGTAAGGTTCATTGGATCATCACAAACCACTTTGCCGGTTTGAATCGCATTGATCAAATCAGGGTAAGTGTTTTTATCAATCGGTGTTTGGACAACTTTATTTGTGCCGTAACCTGCAAGTAAAACCGTAGTTCCATTTTTAAGTGCAGACATGTCAGTCAGGAAAGTCGCCGGAACGAAGCCTTTTGGAACACTTCCTTGGAAGTGTATAAGCGCGATATCGCCTTGATCTTTCTGAGCAGTCTGACGAGTTGCCCAGTATGGAGAAACTTGCGCCGCATCGACAGGACGAGATTGGCTTTCAGAAGCTGAGTCGATATCTGGAGCAAAAATGATTGTCATGTATTTATCTACACAGTGAGCAGCCGTTAGAACCAGGTTTCCTGGAAGAAGAGATCCTGTGCAGATCGCTCCGCCGTTTTCATCGTCATTTTGAGAGTAAATTGCGACGATGCTTTTTGCGATCGCCTCGTTAGGGGCAACTAGTTTGCCGTCAATAATTGCTGACGAATCAAGTTGTGAGTTGGAAGTTTGAAGCTGTGAAGTTTCGCTGTTTTGTGGAGTGCAGGCAGCGAAAGAAAGTGTTGAAAGAACCCCTACGATCAGACTTTTATTCAGTCCCACTTAATCCCCCCGGATAGTGCTGCATCGCGATGCGCGGTGCGTGAAGTGAATAAACCCAATTTGGCACCGGTTTACAACAAATTAATACTTATGCCTGATATAAGCGCTCTCGAAAGAGCGCTTATTCATGAAGTTCTTACAGGGATCTGCAGGCGTCTGTCGCTTCTATTAGAGCTGAGCGAGTTCCGGGCTCCGCAGCCGCATGTCCGGAATCTGCGATGATTGTAAATTTTGCTTCTGGCCATGCCTTATGAAGTTCCCAAGCTGACTTCGCCGGGCACACCACATCGTAACGACCCTGAACGATGAATCCAGGGATGTGGCGAATCTTATCGACATTCTCAAGAAGCCAATTGTTGGTCTTAAAGAAAGCGTTATTAGTGAAGTAGTGACACTCAATACGCGCAAAGCTCAACGCAAAATCAGGATCATCGAATTCATCAACAGCACTTGGATCCATATACAAACGAGAAGTTGCCGCTTCCCATTTACTCCACGCCGTCGCAGCTTCCAAACGGATGTGGGCATCGTGATGTGTGAGGCGTTTGTAGTAGGCGCTGACTAGATCATGACGTTCATTTTCAGGAATTGGTTTTAAGTATTCATCCCAGACATCAGGGAAAATTTGCGAAGCACCTTCCTGATAAAACCATTTAATTTCTGATGGACGGCACAGG belongs to Bdellovibrio svalbardensis and includes:
- a CDS encoding S1 family peptidase, giving the protein MGLNKSLIVGVLSTLSFAACTPQNSETSQLQTSNSQLDSSAIIDGKLVAPNEAIAKSIVAIYSQNDDENGGAICTGSLLPGNLVLTAAHCVDKYMTIIFAPDIDSASESQSRPVDAAQVSPYWATRQTAQKDQGDIALIHFQGSVPKGFVPATFLTDMSALKNGTTVLLAGYGTNKVVQTPIDKNTYPDLINAIQTGKVVCDDPMNLTNCAEVAMPGSGVLRKTAVKIADNKHGMTEVLLDQTSGTGACHGDSGGPAYVAIKGKLYLWGVTSRGANDPRNDCSKNAVYTNAYAYKVWISQTAKKMVTSLTDPNRLNNVATNGN
- the pip gene encoding prolyl aminopeptidase; the encoded protein is MTATLREFYPPIEPYNKGFLKVSELHNLYYEEVGNPQGKPVVFLHGGPGGGVAPDHRRFFDPKIYRIVLFDQRGSGQSTPCAELRENTTWDLVKDTETIREFLKIDKWVVFGGSWGSTLALAYAITHPDRVKALVLRGIFLCRPSEIKWFYQEGASQIFPDVWDEYLKPIPENERHDLVSAYYKRLTHHDAHIRLEAATAWSKWEAATSRLYMDPSAVDEFDDPDFALSFARIECHYFTNNAFFKTNNWLLENVDKIRHIPGFIVQGRYDVVCPAKSAWELHKAWPEAKFTIIADSGHAAAEPGTRSALIEATDACRSL